One genomic segment of Chloroflexota bacterium includes these proteins:
- a CDS encoding 2-oxoacid:ferredoxin oxidoreductase subunit gamma: MQTEILIAGFGGQGVLFAGQVLAYAAMDAGYEVTWFPSYGPEMRGGTANCTVIIADEEIGSPLVSHPKVLMALNAPSLDKFEPQVQAGGLIIANASLLNREVERTDVEAITLKASHIAEDLGDRRLANMVMLGALMPRFPMLTMEQIKTALKDHLPASKHHLLEANYRALDAGAAVAEAQAAA, encoded by the coding sequence ATGCAAACAGAAATTTTGATCGCCGGTTTTGGCGGCCAGGGCGTGCTCTTTGCCGGGCAAGTGCTGGCCTACGCTGCGATGGACGCAGGCTACGAAGTGACGTGGTTTCCCTCTTACGGCCCCGAAATGCGCGGCGGCACGGCCAACTGCACGGTCATCATCGCCGACGAGGAAATCGGCTCGCCGCTGGTCTCTCACCCCAAAGTGCTGATGGCCCTCAACGCCCCCTCGCTGGACAAGTTCGAGCCGCAGGTGCAGGCCGGCGGGCTGATTATCGCCAACGCCTCGCTGCTCAACCGCGAGGTGGAACGCACCGATGTCGAGGCCATTACCCTCAAAGCCAGCCACATTGCCGAAGACCTGGGCGACCGCCGGTTAGCCAACATGGTGATGCTGGGCGCTTTGATGCCGCGCTTCCCGATGCTGACGATGGAGCAAATCAAGACTGCGCTCAAAGACCACCTTCCTGCCAGCAAGCACCACCTGCTGGAAGCCAACTACCGCGCCCTGGATGCCGGCGCGGCGGTGGCTGAGGCACAGGCAGCGGCATAG
- a CDS encoding 2-oxoglutarate oxidoreductase, whose protein sequence is MTVAAPTRPKTNLKMVYQRPESLVDTPTHYCPGCTHGVAHRLVAEVLDEMGLREKTIGIAPVGCAVLAYDYFEFDGVEAAHGRAPAMATGIKRVLPDRIVFTYQGDGDLASIGMGEIIHAAARGERITVIFINNAIYGMTGGQMAPTTLPNQITTSSPGGRDVAVQGFPIRMAEILATLDGAAYVVRRSMHDPTNIRKAKKAIRLAFEAQVRGLGFSLVELLSTCPTNWKMTPAEAMNWVRDNMVPAYPLGDYKVAPELQKLRV, encoded by the coding sequence ATGACTGTTGCTGCTCCAACTCGCCCCAAAACTAACCTGAAAATGGTTTACCAGCGCCCTGAATCGCTGGTAGACACCCCCACCCATTACTGCCCCGGCTGCACCCACGGCGTCGCCCACCGGCTGGTGGCCGAAGTGCTGGACGAAATGGGGTTGCGCGAGAAAACCATCGGCATCGCGCCGGTGGGTTGTGCCGTGCTGGCTTACGATTATTTCGAATTCGACGGCGTGGAAGCCGCCCACGGGCGCGCCCCCGCGATGGCCACCGGCATCAAGCGGGTGCTGCCCGACCGCATCGTCTTCACCTACCAGGGCGACGGCGACCTCGCTTCCATCGGCATGGGCGAAATCATCCATGCCGCTGCCCGCGGCGAGCGCATCACCGTAATTTTCATCAACAACGCCATCTACGGCATGACCGGCGGGCAAATGGCCCCCACCACCCTCCCCAACCAGATCACCACCTCTTCGCCGGGCGGCCGTGACGTTGCCGTGCAGGGTTTCCCCATTCGCATGGCAGAAATTCTCGCCACGCTCGATGGTGCGGCTTACGTCGTCCGCCGCAGCATGCACGACCCGACCAACATCCGCAAAGCCAAGAAAGCCATCCGCCTGGCTTTCGAGGCGCAGGTGCGCGGCCTGGGGTTCTCGTTAGTAGAACTGCTTTCCACCTGCCCCACCAACTGGAAGATGACCCCAGCCGAAGCCATGAATTGGGTGCGCGACAACATGGTGCCCGCTTACCCGTTGGGCGATTACAAAGTCGCTCCCGAACTGCAAAAACTGCGGGTGTAA